A region from the Pseudomonas cucumis genome encodes:
- a CDS encoding alginate O-acetyltransferase AlgF, with translation MTFTTTPRRLAKTFALVAGMSVLSMSAFAGDAALYGPTAPKGSSFVRVFNAGNAEVSATVGTTNLSEVAPLSSTDFSFMPGGDYSAKVGSQTLPVKLAGDHYYTLVNNASGAPQLIEEPPFKNKQKSLVRVQNLSDKALTLKTADGKTEVVPSVAAKGRGEREINPVKVSLALYDGATKVGDVKPVALERGEAAVLYVTGKGSSLSPVWVKRPVSTR, from the coding sequence ATGACTTTCACTACTACTCCTCGCCGTCTCGCCAAGACCTTCGCACTCGTTGCTGGCATGAGCGTGTTGTCGATGTCCGCCTTCGCTGGCGACGCGGCCCTCTACGGCCCGACCGCACCAAAAGGCTCCAGTTTCGTGCGGGTCTTCAACGCCGGTAACGCTGAAGTCAGCGCCACCGTTGGCACCACTAACCTGAGCGAAGTCGCGCCGCTGTCCAGCACCGACTTCAGCTTCATGCCGGGCGGCGATTACAGCGCCAAGGTCGGCAGCCAGACCCTGCCGGTGAAATTGGCCGGCGACCACTATTACACCCTGGTCAACAACGCCAGCGGCGCGCCGCAACTGATCGAAGAGCCGCCGTTCAAGAACAAGCAGAAATCCCTGGTTCGCGTACAGAACCTCAGCGACAAGGCGCTGACCCTGAAAACCGCCGACGGCAAGACCGAAGTGGTCCCGTCCGTGGCGGCCAAGGGCCGTGGCGAGCGTGAAATCAACCCGGTGAAAGTCAGCCTGGCTCTGTACGACGGCGCCACCAAAGTCGGTGACGTGAAACCGGTTGCCCTGGAACGTGGTGAAGCCGCGGTGCTGTACGTCACCGGCAAAGGCAGCAGCCTGTCGCCAGTGTGGGTAAAACGCCCGGTTTCGACGCGCTAA
- a CDS encoding alginate O-acetyltransferase: protein MTRSLRIFYIALFLVTLLVLGVWSVRSFFGFSTNADATVLNGRWSKAVETHYDDEFPIKRLGTNLWAALDFKLFNEGRPGVVLGRDQWLYSDEEFHPIVNEELNLQGNYALVEGVRQTLKKQGVQLVMAIVPAKTRLYPEHLGEVKPASIHTNLYKDFHARVAANKILAPDLLGPLQKGKQNGQQVFLRTDTHWTPEGAQIAAETLAKTIADKAPLSGEPQNFVTEPAEKVTHKGDLRLFLPLDPLFENLMPAPEPLQKRNTVAAQDQAAGDDALFANTEVPVALIGTSYSANPNWNFIGALKEALHSDVVSYAEDGHGPILPMLSYLKSDAFKNSPPQVLIWEFPERYLPVNNEIGDADPQWVAELKQAGARQQNVAANTKSETPDRAQN from the coding sequence ATGACCCGCTCATTACGCATCTTCTACATCGCCCTGTTCCTGGTGACCTTGCTGGTCCTGGGCGTGTGGTCGGTACGCAGCTTCTTCGGCTTCAGTACCAACGCCGATGCGACCGTGCTCAACGGTCGCTGGAGCAAAGCCGTCGAGACGCACTACGACGACGAGTTCCCGATCAAGCGCCTGGGCACCAACCTTTGGGCCGCGCTGGATTTCAAACTGTTCAACGAAGGCCGTCCGGGCGTGGTGCTCGGTCGCGATCAGTGGCTCTACAGCGATGAAGAGTTTCACCCGATCGTCAACGAAGAGTTGAACCTGCAAGGCAACTACGCGCTGGTCGAAGGCGTGCGCCAGACCTTGAAAAAACAAGGCGTGCAACTGGTGATGGCGATTGTCCCGGCCAAGACGCGTCTGTACCCGGAACATCTGGGTGAAGTGAAGCCGGCGAGTATCCACACCAATCTGTACAAGGATTTCCACGCTCGTGTGGCGGCCAACAAGATCCTCGCCCCTGACCTGCTCGGCCCGCTGCAAAAGGGCAAGCAGAACGGTCAGCAAGTGTTCCTGCGCACCGACACTCACTGGACCCCGGAAGGCGCGCAAATCGCTGCCGAGACTCTGGCCAAAACCATTGCCGACAAGGCTCCGCTCAGCGGCGAACCGCAAAACTTCGTCACCGAACCTGCGGAGAAGGTGACGCACAAGGGTGACCTGCGGTTGTTCCTGCCGCTGGACCCGCTGTTCGAAAACCTGATGCCGGCGCCAGAACCTTTGCAGAAGCGCAACACCGTGGCTGCCCAGGATCAGGCTGCCGGTGACGACGCCCTGTTCGCCAACACTGAAGTGCCGGTGGCCCTGATCGGCACCAGCTACAGCGCCAACCCGAACTGGAACTTCATCGGTGCGCTGAAAGAAGCGCTGCACAGCGACGTGGTCAGTTACGCCGAAGACGGCCATGGCCCGATTCTGCCGATGCTCAGCTACCTGAAAAGCGATGCCTTCAAGAACAGTCCGCCACAAGTGCTGATCTGGGAGTTCCCTGAACGATATCTGCCTGTGAACAACGAAATCGGTGACGCCGACCCGCAGTGGGTCGCAGAGCTTAAACAAGCCGGCGCACGCCAACAAAACGTAGCTGCAAACACTAAATCCGAGACGCCCGACCGGGCGCAAAACTGA
- a CDS encoding mannose-1-phosphate guanylyltransferase/mannose-6-phosphate isomerase — MIPVILSGGSGSRLWPLSRKQFPKQFLALTGEQTLFQQTLERLVFEGMDTPIVVCNKEHRFIVNEQLSARNLDTQRILMEPFGRNTSPAVALTAMMLVNEGRDELMLVLPADHVLEDQKALQRALALATVAAERGEMVLFGVPATKPETGYGYIKSTNDALLPEGVSRVSHFVEKPDVKRATEFVQSGGYFWNSGMFLFRASRFLEELKKHDPDIYDTCVLTLERSAQDADTVDIDPATFACCPDNSIDYSVMEKTQRACVVPLTAGWSDVGCWSSLWEVNEKDANGNVTKGDVVIQDSKNCMIHGNGKLVSVIGLENIVVVETKDAMMIVHKDKVQGVKQMVNTLNEQGRSETQNHCEVYRPWGSYDSVDMGGRFQVKRISVKPGACLSLQMHHHRAEHWIVVSGTAEVTCDENVFLLTENQSTYIPIASVHRLRNPGKISLEIIEVQSGSYLGEDDIERFEDIYGRSTPIERGVSVKTIAQ, encoded by the coding sequence ATGATTCCGGTGATCTTGTCAGGTGGTAGCGGCTCACGTCTTTGGCCGCTTTCCCGTAAGCAGTTCCCCAAGCAATTCCTCGCCCTGACCGGCGAACAAACGCTGTTCCAGCAAACCCTCGAACGCCTGGTGTTCGAAGGCATGGACACCCCGATCGTGGTGTGTAACAAGGAACACCGTTTCATCGTCAACGAGCAGTTGAGCGCCCGCAACCTGGACACCCAGCGCATTCTGATGGAACCCTTCGGCCGCAACACCTCGCCAGCAGTGGCCCTGACCGCGATGATGCTGGTCAATGAAGGTCGCGACGAGTTGATGCTGGTGCTGCCGGCCGACCACGTGCTGGAAGACCAGAAAGCCCTGCAACGCGCCCTGGCCCTGGCCACTGTGGCAGCCGAGCGTGGCGAAATGGTGTTGTTCGGCGTGCCGGCTACCAAACCGGAAACCGGTTACGGCTACATCAAATCCACCAACGATGCCCTGCTGCCGGAAGGCGTCAGCCGTGTCTCGCACTTCGTCGAAAAACCCGACGTGAAACGCGCCACCGAGTTCGTTCAGTCCGGTGGTTACTTCTGGAACAGCGGCATGTTCCTGTTCCGCGCCAGCCGTTTCCTCGAAGAACTGAAAAAACACGATCCGGATATCTACGACACCTGCGTACTGACGCTGGAACGTAGCGCACAGGATGCCGACACCGTCGATATCGATCCTGCCACCTTCGCCTGCTGCCCGGACAACTCCATCGACTACTCGGTGATGGAAAAAACCCAGCGTGCCTGCGTAGTACCACTGACCGCAGGCTGGAGCGATGTCGGTTGCTGGTCGTCGCTGTGGGAAGTCAATGAAAAGGACGCCAACGGCAACGTCACCAAAGGCGACGTGGTCATCCAGGACAGCAAGAACTGCATGATCCACGGCAACGGTAAACTGGTGTCGGTGATCGGCCTGGAAAACATCGTGGTGGTCGAAACCAAGGACGCCATGATGATCGTCCACAAGGACAAGGTCCAAGGCGTCAAACAGATGGTCAACACCCTCAATGAGCAGGGTCGCAGCGAAACCCAGAACCACTGCGAAGTCTATCGCCCGTGGGGCTCCTACGACTCGGTGGACATGGGCGGCCGCTTCCAGGTCAAGCGCATCTCGGTCAAGCCAGGTGCGTGCCTGTCGCTGCAGATGCACCACCACCGCGCCGAACACTGGATCGTGGTCAGCGGCACCGCCGAAGTGACCTGTGACGAAAACGTGTTCCTGCTCACTGAAAACCAGTCGACCTACATCCCGATCGCCTCGGTCCACCGCTTGCGCAATCCGGGCAAGATCTCGCTGGAAATCATCGAAGTGCAATCGGGCAGCTACCTGGGTGAAGACGATATCGAGCGGTTTGAAGATATCTACGGTCGCTCCACCCCGATCGAGCGCGGCGTGTCGGTGAAAACCATCGCGCAGTAA